One Rhodothermales bacterium genomic window carries:
- a CDS encoding c-type cytochrome, with amino-acid sequence MRSFFTASLLLASALLGADALQAQSRTGYDQAYIGDPLPDPLMQHNKETFVLYGCAYCHGLYLKPVGEAADLRISPVVGADVDANLISPILRNGIPQTPKSSPMPQFSDLSESEIRAIAAYIHYARAEVRYRDLMAAPASAGDASAGRMYVEQNCASCHTVRGDLAGIGGKYDAASLRKQVLQPARFEGAASFAMESRQNSVLKDGRAKHQALLENYAEPDVSNVVAFLRTLK; translated from the coding sequence ATGCGATCCTTTTTTACGGCATCCCTGCTGCTCGCCAGCGCCTTGCTCGGCGCGGATGCGCTGCAGGCGCAATCCCGGACCGGTTACGATCAGGCCTATATCGGCGACCCGCTGCCGGACCCCCTGATGCAGCATAACAAGGAGACCTTCGTGCTCTACGGCTGCGCGTATTGCCACGGCCTGTACCTCAAGCCGGTCGGCGAGGCCGCCGACCTGCGGATTTCGCCCGTCGTGGGCGCCGACGTCGATGCGAACCTGATCAGTCCGATCCTCCGCAACGGCATCCCGCAAACGCCCAAGTCCTCCCCGATGCCCCAGTTCTCGGATCTGAGCGAAAGCGAGATCCGGGCGATCGCGGCCTACATCCATTACGCGCGCGCCGAGGTGCGCTATCGGGATCTCATGGCCGCGCCGGCTTCGGCCGGCGACGCCTCGGCGGGCCGGATGTACGTGGAGCAGAACTGCGCCTCGTGCCACACCGTGCGCGGCGATCTGGCAGGGATCGGTGGGAAATACGACGCGGCGTCGCTGCGCAAACAGGTTCTGCAGCCGGCGCGTTTCGAGGGCGCGGCATCCTTCGCCATGGAAAGCCGCCAGAATAGCGTGTTGAAGGATGGACGAGCAAAGCACCAGGCCCTGCTCGAGAACTACGCCGAGCCGGATGTCTCGAATGTAGTCGCCTTCCTCCGCACGTTGAAATAA
- a CDS encoding TIM barrel protein, translating into MDLTRRDFAKWALAGAAGLSGLGPFAGYGADAWAAAPAGPNRSLIHGVQFGVQPFCYHDLVMNRENRPELVRRMVQNGFGMVELHATWCEPRFNAPGVSPAEAREKQREWRVNAPAEYYQAIRKEFDDAGIEIFTYYVNMDVSYQNVFIDYTDEEVDATFRAAKILGARGCIGSQGLKATRRLASFPSKYGMFMSVHNHANLSDPDAINNEESFIKAFSYSPDIMATFDTRHYTAANGDCIAFLEKHHERVRNVHLGDRRKNQGRSAPFGQGDAPIIEILRLIRDNAWPIVVMLEFEHGTLRTGLEETQLMFDYCKRALA; encoded by the coding sequence ATGGATCTGACAAGACGGGATTTCGCAAAATGGGCACTCGCCGGAGCGGCCGGACTGAGCGGGCTGGGGCCCTTCGCCGGCTACGGCGCGGATGCCTGGGCCGCCGCGCCGGCCGGGCCGAACCGGTCGCTCATCCACGGCGTCCAGTTCGGGGTCCAGCCGTTCTGCTACCACGATCTCGTGATGAACCGCGAAAACCGCCCGGAGCTGGTCCGGCGGATGGTCCAGAACGGGTTCGGCATGGTGGAACTGCATGCCACCTGGTGCGAGCCCCGCTTCAACGCGCCCGGCGTTTCCCCCGCCGAGGCGCGCGAAAAACAGCGCGAATGGCGGGTGAATGCGCCGGCGGAGTACTACCAGGCCATACGGAAAGAATTCGACGACGCCGGCATCGAGATCTTCACCTATTACGTGAATATGGATGTGTCCTACCAGAATGTGTTTATCGACTACACCGACGAGGAAGTCGATGCCACATTCCGGGCTGCGAAAATCCTCGGCGCGAGAGGGTGCATCGGATCCCAGGGACTGAAGGCCACGCGGCGGCTGGCGTCGTTTCCAAGCAAATACGGCATGTTCATGTCCGTGCATAACCACGCCAACCTGTCGGACCCCGACGCCATCAACAACGAGGAGAGCTTCATCAAGGCCTTTTCGTACTCGCCGGATATCATGGCCACGTTCGATACGCGGCACTACACGGCGGCCAATGGGGATTGTATCGCGTTTCTGGAAAAGCACCACGAGCGCGTGCGGAACGTCCATCTCGGCGATCGGAGAAAGAACCAGGGACGCAGCGCGCCCTTTGGCCAGGGGGATGCGCCGATCATCGAGATCCTGCGGTTGATCAGGGACAACGCCTGGCCCATCGTCGTGATGCTCGAATTCGAGCATGGGACGCTGCGGACCGGTCTCGAGGAGACCCAGCTGATGTTCGACTACTGCAAACGGGCCCTCGCCTGA
- a CDS encoding S46 family peptidase — translation MKSSARFLFIVFAWALAGGCATTTSEMAVITERPKAPTENATPRNQPAATAPAAPADTIQAGRFDGGKMWTFDNPPLAYFKEAYGLELSDQWFEVASRSALRFGENCSASFVSRRGLVMTNHHCARESITKVSRPGEALLDRGFYAPSLQEERKVEGLYVDQLLMITDVTDKVTDGIPDYQNDEEEADARERAIDALEERMTRDVKGQDTTRLVQIVSLYNGGKYSAYTFKRYSDVRLVVAPELLMGKFGGDPDNFTYPRYSLDMSFFRVYAPDGTPIETEYFFPWSTAGVTEGDPVFVVGNPGSTSRLNTVSQLEYERDYDLPQQLEVLTTFAGVMKTYLDAQGDTEEDSELRNAYYSLSNSIKAMEGQLAGLRDPVLMAKKRAAERDFQRAVAADSKLNEEYGRLLDDLQAVQSSKKATARQAGALTYYGSSIGSRILTRALYGYAYTLLKQRGASAETLDDLQKDAGELKDYPDEVERGLIVARLHQIEKYLGRNDPTLRGILQGMTPEALADSLVASSALADSAGFMAMLDGTYLSSKDVSVPVINALAPLYFTLGQQIGSFGDRESNLNAQLSRARFEVAGFNSPPDATFSLRLADGVVKSYPYNGTRAPIITTFYGVYDHYVTYGPKSEWDLPERWKRRPPTFDLSTPLNLVSTNDITGGNSGSPLLNKNLEVVGLIFDGNIESLPNEYVFSDDTARAISVDARGIIEALDEMYDADRIVLELTAGQMAATEQEADAIRAQ, via the coding sequence ATGAAATCATCCGCGCGGTTCCTCTTCATCGTCTTCGCCTGGGCCCTGGCCGGCGGCTGCGCCACCACGACCAGCGAAATGGCGGTCATCACCGAGCGGCCGAAGGCGCCGACGGAGAACGCGACGCCCAGAAACCAGCCGGCCGCCACGGCGCCGGCGGCTCCCGCCGACACCATCCAGGCGGGCCGGTTCGACGGCGGCAAGATGTGGACGTTCGACAACCCGCCGCTCGCCTATTTCAAGGAAGCCTACGGACTGGAGCTGAGCGACCAGTGGTTCGAAGTCGCCAGCCGCTCCGCCCTCCGCTTTGGCGAAAACTGTTCGGCGTCGTTTGTCTCCCGCCGCGGCCTCGTGATGACGAACCACCACTGCGCCCGGGAGAGCATCACCAAGGTGAGCCGGCCCGGTGAGGCGCTGCTCGATCGCGGGTTTTATGCCCCGTCGCTCCAGGAAGAACGGAAGGTGGAGGGTCTGTATGTCGACCAGCTGCTGATGATCACGGATGTCACCGACAAGGTGACGGACGGCATCCCCGACTATCAGAACGACGAGGAGGAGGCCGATGCGCGCGAGCGTGCGATCGACGCACTGGAGGAACGCATGACACGTGATGTGAAGGGACAGGATACGACCCGTCTCGTCCAGATCGTCTCGCTCTACAACGGCGGGAAATATTCGGCCTATACGTTCAAGCGCTACAGCGATGTGCGCCTCGTCGTCGCGCCCGAACTGCTCATGGGCAAGTTCGGCGGCGACCCGGACAACTTCACCTACCCGCGGTATTCGCTGGATATGTCGTTTTTCCGCGTCTATGCGCCGGACGGGACGCCGATCGAGACCGAGTACTTTTTCCCCTGGAGCACCGCCGGCGTGACAGAGGGCGACCCGGTGTTCGTGGTCGGCAACCCGGGGTCGACGAGCCGGCTCAATACCGTCAGCCAGCTCGAGTACGAGCGTGACTACGACCTGCCGCAGCAGCTTGAAGTCCTGACAACCTTCGCCGGCGTGATGAAAACCTACCTCGACGCGCAGGGCGACACCGAGGAGGACAGCGAACTGCGGAACGCCTACTATTCGCTGTCCAATTCGATCAAGGCGATGGAGGGCCAGCTGGCCGGCCTGCGCGATCCCGTGCTGATGGCCAAAAAGCGCGCCGCCGAGCGTGACTTCCAGCGTGCCGTCGCGGCCGATTCGAAGCTCAACGAAGAATACGGCCGGCTGCTCGATGACCTGCAGGCGGTCCAATCCTCGAAGAAGGCTACCGCGCGTCAGGCCGGCGCGTTGACCTATTACGGCTCCTCCATCGGTTCGCGCATCCTCACGCGCGCCCTGTACGGCTATGCCTATACGCTCCTCAAACAGCGCGGCGCCTCGGCGGAGACGCTGGACGACCTGCAGAAGGATGCCGGCGAACTCAAGGATTACCCGGATGAGGTCGAGCGCGGGCTGATCGTCGCGCGGCTGCATCAGATCGAAAAATACCTCGGACGCAACGACCCGACGCTGCGCGGCATCCTGCAGGGGATGACGCCCGAGGCGCTCGCGGATTCGCTCGTGGCGTCGTCGGCGCTGGCGGACTCCGCCGGCTTCATGGCGATGCTCGATGGGACCTACCTGTCGAGCAAGGACGTCTCAGTGCCAGTCATCAATGCGCTGGCGCCGCTGTATTTCACGCTCGGGCAGCAGATCGGGAGCTTCGGGGACCGCGAGTCCAACCTCAACGCCCAGCTGTCGCGCGCCCGTTTCGAGGTCGCCGGCTTCAACAGCCCGCCCGACGCCACGTTTTCGCTCCGACTGGCCGACGGCGTCGTGAAAAGTTATCCCTATAACGGCACGCGCGCGCCGATCATCACGACCTTCTACGGCGTCTACGACCACTACGTCACCTATGGCCCGAAGTCCGAGTGGGACCTCCCCGAGCGCTGGAAGCGCCGGCCTCCGACGTTCGATCTTTCCACGCCGCTGAATCTGGTTTCGACCAACGACATCACCGGCGGAAATTCGGGATCGCCGCTGCTCAACAAGAATCTTGAGGTGGTGGGGTTGATCTTCGACGGCAACATCGAGTCGCTGCCGAACGAGTACGTGTTCAGCGATGACACGGCGCGGGCGATTTCGGTCGACGCGCGCGGCATCATCGAGGCGCTCGACGAGATGTACGACGCCGACCGGATCGTCCTCGAACTGACCGCCGGCCAAATGGCCGCGACCGAGCAGGAAGCCGACGCCATCAGGGCGCAGTAG
- a CDS encoding S46 family peptidase, producing MLLGVLALIAIPATGFAQTPQTDPMKAGRFDNGKMWTFDYPPADYFEEAYGFEATDDWFDRARLGALRIPGCTASFVSSTGLVLTNHHCGRGPVAQVTQPGENLLDEGFYAPSLAEERQVPGFYADQMIAIADVTDDVYAAQEGMETDAEKAAARDEAIERIKDRITTEAGGADAGIVVEITPLYHGGRYAAYTFHRYTDVRLVMTPELQMGYYGGDDDNFTFPRYALDMTFFRVYGDTGEPLETEHYFTWSLEGVQPGHPVFVIGNPGSTSRLETVAQLALRRDVTDKDLLAFITSRLGALQRYQASVPPSQHDPATRNQIFSLLNAQKAYTGQQAALADPMIIARKKDAERAFAAAIKADPALAAEYGGAIEAMAATQEQLREFAAEYGAFFALTSGAYSSALMRRAVTAYTYLERRAGGQEPAALAALETQFKGIADQPEMLARELLAARLQDFMTYLGADDPAVAGILAGASPAERARALMQASALATADQAARAFDEGTLSMDDPAVAMVGTFVQRYRDFQSGFAGLSARQTELASQLGRARFAVYGTDVPPDATFSLRIADGIVDGYAYNGTYASPFTSFYGLYDHYYSYGAGSAWDLPQRWLNPPATFDMGVPMNFASTNDIIGGNSGSPVLNKDLELVGLIFDGNIESLSGEFIYLPEKNRSVAVDARGILEALDEIYDADRIVLELTEDELVPTEDEADRRLGSLR from the coding sequence GTGCTTCTGGGCGTACTGGCGCTGATCGCGATCCCCGCAACAGGGTTCGCCCAGACGCCGCAAACCGACCCGATGAAGGCCGGCCGGTTCGACAACGGCAAGATGTGGACCTTCGACTATCCGCCGGCGGACTACTTCGAGGAGGCCTATGGCTTCGAGGCGACGGACGACTGGTTCGATCGCGCCCGTCTCGGCGCCCTCCGCATCCCCGGGTGCACGGCCTCGTTCGTGAGTTCGACCGGCCTCGTGCTCACCAACCACCACTGCGGGCGAGGCCCCGTGGCGCAGGTGACACAGCCCGGCGAAAACCTGCTCGATGAAGGATTTTATGCGCCGTCCCTCGCGGAAGAGCGGCAGGTGCCCGGCTTTTATGCCGATCAGATGATCGCCATCGCGGATGTGACGGATGACGTGTATGCCGCCCAGGAAGGGATGGAAACCGACGCCGAAAAGGCCGCGGCGCGGGACGAGGCGATCGAGCGCATCAAAGACCGCATCACCACCGAGGCCGGCGGCGCCGACGCCGGCATCGTCGTGGAGATCACGCCGCTTTATCACGGCGGCCGGTACGCGGCGTACACCTTCCACCGCTACACGGATGTCCGGCTCGTCATGACCCCCGAGTTGCAGATGGGCTATTACGGTGGCGACGACGACAACTTTACCTTTCCCCGCTACGCCCTCGACATGACGTTCTTCCGCGTCTACGGCGATACCGGCGAGCCGCTCGAAACCGAGCACTATTTTACCTGGAGCCTCGAAGGTGTGCAGCCCGGCCACCCGGTGTTCGTGATCGGCAACCCCGGAAGCACCAGCCGCCTGGAGACCGTGGCGCAGCTTGCGCTCCGCCGCGACGTGACGGACAAGGATCTGCTTGCGTTTATCACGAGCCGGCTGGGCGCGCTCCAGCGCTATCAGGCGTCGGTGCCCCCGTCCCAGCATGATCCCGCGACGCGCAATCAGATCTTCTCCCTGCTTAACGCCCAGAAAGCCTATACCGGCCAGCAGGCGGCCCTCGCGGACCCGATGATCATCGCCCGGAAGAAGGACGCCGAACGCGCCTTCGCCGCGGCGATCAAGGCGGATCCGGCCCTCGCGGCGGAATACGGCGGCGCCATCGAAGCCATGGCCGCCACGCAGGAACAGCTGCGCGAATTCGCGGCCGAATACGGCGCCTTCTTCGCCCTGACGAGCGGCGCCTACTCGTCGGCGTTGATGCGGCGGGCGGTGACGGCCTATACCTATCTCGAGCGACGCGCCGGCGGGCAGGAGCCGGCGGCGCTGGCCGCCCTCGAAACCCAGTTCAAAGGCATCGCCGACCAGCCCGAGATGCTGGCGCGTGAACTGCTCGCGGCCCGTCTGCAGGATTTCATGACCTACCTCGGCGCCGACGACCCGGCCGTCGCCGGCATCCTCGCGGGCGCCTCGCCGGCCGAGCGCGCGCGCGCGCTCATGCAGGCCTCGGCCCTCGCCACGGCCGATCAGGCCGCGCGGGCCTTCGACGAGGGCACGTTGTCGATGGATGACCCGGCGGTCGCCATGGTCGGGACCTTCGTCCAGCGCTATCGGGATTTCCAGAGCGGGTTCGCCGGCCTCAGCGCCCGGCAAACCGAACTCGCCAGCCAGCTCGGGCGCGCCCGGTTTGCGGTGTACGGCACGGACGTCCCGCCGGACGCCACGTTTTCGCTCCGCATCGCGGACGGTATCGTCGACGGCTATGCCTACAACGGCACCTATGCCTCGCCGTTCACCAGCTTCTACGGCCTCTACGACCACTACTACTCCTACGGCGCCGGCAGCGCGTGGGACCTCCCGCAGCGCTGGCTCAACCCGCCGGCGACGTTCGATATGGGCGTGCCCATGAACTTCGCGTCCACGAACGACATCATCGGGGGCAACTCGGGCTCGCCGGTGCTGAACAAGGACCTGGAGCTGGTCGGACTGATCTTCGACGGCAATATTGAGAGCCTCTCCGGCGAGTTCATCTATCTACCCGAGAAAAACCGCTCGGTCGCCGTCGACGCCCGCGGCATCCTCGAGGCGCTGGATGAGATCTACGATGCGGATCGCATCGTGCTCGAACTGACCGAAGACGAACTCGTCCCCACCGAAGACGAAGCCGACCGCCGGCTGGGAAGCCTTCGTTGA
- a CDS encoding DUF4835 family protein, whose translation MSNAARRVSTRLNGLWLILALWALASPSSRAQEFNCQVSVSIAQITGSDFTFLQELDEQIELYMNERPFTQDRFQDIERIDCFMQVIFEEAITLTSFQARLVLSSRRPIYGVPQVSTVLQISDASWQFNYAQGTPLTHDLERFDPLTSVLDFYAYIMLGYDYDTFSAFGGTPYFERARRIAALAESQGAIGWSDLGDNRGRKDLIEQVLDPRFKPLRQVYFDYHYDGLDAFVSETEVARSSILSAIESLDDLYDEMSRSYVFDLFFTSKAEEIAAVFDDSPLSSQAYDVLRRVDPANLSKYDKLVN comes from the coding sequence ATGTCGAACGCAGCCCGTCGTGTTTCAACGCGCCTGAACGGCCTCTGGCTGATCCTCGCGCTGTGGGCCCTTGCATCCCCATCCTCCCGCGCGCAAGAGTTCAACTGCCAGGTCAGCGTCTCCATCGCCCAGATCACGGGCTCCGACTTCACCTTTCTGCAAGAGCTGGATGAGCAGATCGAGCTCTACATGAACGAGCGGCCGTTCACGCAGGACCGGTTTCAGGACATCGAGCGCATCGACTGTTTCATGCAGGTCATTTTCGAGGAGGCGATCACGCTGACCAGCTTCCAGGCTCGGCTTGTGTTATCGAGCCGGCGTCCCATTTACGGGGTGCCGCAGGTCTCCACCGTGCTCCAGATCAGCGATGCCAGCTGGCAGTTCAACTACGCCCAGGGCACGCCGCTCACGCACGACCTGGAGCGGTTCGACCCCCTGACGTCGGTGCTCGATTTCTACGCCTACATCATGCTGGGCTACGACTACGACACGTTTTCGGCGTTTGGCGGTACCCCCTATTTCGAGCGCGCGCGACGCATCGCCGCGCTGGCGGAGTCGCAGGGCGCGATCGGCTGGTCGGATCTCGGGGACAACCGGGGCCGGAAAGATTTGATCGAGCAGGTGCTGGACCCCCGGTTCAAGCCGCTACGGCAGGTATACTTCGATTATCACTACGACGGGCTGGACGCCTTCGTCTCCGAGACGGAAGTGGCCCGGTCGAGCATTCTGTCCGCGATCGAAAGCCTCGACGATCTGTACGACGAGATGTCCCGATCGTATGTGTTCGACCTGTTTTTTACGAGCAAGGCAGAAGAAATCGCGGCCGTCTTCGACGACTCACCGCTCAGTTCGCAGGCGTACGATGTGCTGCGGCGCGTCGACCCGGCCAACCTGTCCAAATACGACAAGCTGGTGAATTAG
- a CDS encoding response regulator has product MSAQAGSKTSILVVEDNVDTQILLRYFLQSSYQIALACKVDEAIQLTAHTTYSLLLMDIHLGEERTGIDLLHLLRQQPEYAKVPIIALTAYAMPGDRNRFINMGFDGYVSKPFTQKQLLDTINQVLAG; this is encoded by the coding sequence ATGAGTGCACAAGCCGGCTCGAAAACGAGCATCCTGGTGGTCGAGGACAATGTCGATACCCAGATCCTGCTGAGGTATTTTCTGCAGTCCTCCTATCAGATTGCACTCGCCTGCAAGGTGGACGAGGCCATCCAGCTCACGGCGCATACCACGTACAGCCTGCTGCTCATGGATATCCATCTCGGCGAGGAGCGCACCGGCATCGACCTCCTGCATCTCCTGCGCCAGCAGCCGGAATACGCGAAGGTGCCGATCATTGCCCTGACGGCCTACGCCATGCCCGGGGATCGCAACCGGTTCATCAACATGGGATTCGACGGATACGTCAGCAAGCCGTTCACGCAGAAGCAACTCCTCGATACCATCAACCAGGTCCTGGCCGGCTAG
- a CDS encoding M56 family metallopeptidase: MDSPLFSPAFTREAFVVLIDYALKGALILTATGLLMYALRQSSAALRHAVWGVALALVLLIPIAPLVVPGLQVGFIAQGVLPGEPAMTALEVPAEAEIAYVPANGKSYFVYNADETTRATMDPEVTALLGNEVSPNARIVRPPAGGSAYLYQEREAPVVQEAMDLTAAPLLESLLSFVRSAGWTDWVLLTWLGGIVFLLGWMLSGIVGLFWLRQRSMPLEGEAWQDLVDEIAERYALRRTVTLMTSGRIAMPMTWGLWRPVVLLPVDAEDWPAERRRSVLLHEIAHIARWDYATQTFAYAVCAVNWFNPLVWRASNRMRLEQEKACDDRVLSHGMKATDYATHLMDLARTVRSAFVSPAAAMSMARPSQLEGRVVSILDDRRDRQAPSWKRVAGTVAAAIALILPLAAMQVWQPEVYEVSMAADAPGEFALAEVPAVAEVPSVPRLFTQPESLADIEVALSRQPVVVWSDPDTTDEDRRVARQKAIKALRSALKDENVDIRRDAVVALAQIGGDDMVDAFSEVVRNDPSVEVRRQAVLALSRIEGDAANAGLTAALSDADRDVRRQALMGLSNRNVAGSVSVFRKALQDDDAIIRETAVRALGMRPGKEAVEVLSEVLVNDRSRDVRIAAARSLGAMRDIRAVDALSDAMEDEDVEVRRVAAQALSQLNYEGDGRPTVVGKAFWGSVGAGSPATLTTPSADVIYNAARLDALRSTMDSSRTFASRQRAEMLQNQLAEYQAQSISGRSVFEVRSSQHAQDVKRDLEAAELVYHNLLVHLTQEQDAEKKQEIKRSVEELRARIGALSNEIARLQSRTVIRGSGNADAVIYRDQVQELQITELIGLIEQNPAGVQCKEAMEKLEALKDVNSRARIAVDTLSCEKE, translated from the coding sequence ATGGACAGCCCACTTTTTTCGCCGGCCTTCACCCGTGAGGCGTTTGTCGTGCTCATCGATTACGCGCTGAAAGGCGCCCTGATACTCACCGCGACCGGCCTACTGATGTATGCCTTGCGGCAGTCATCCGCGGCGTTGCGACACGCCGTGTGGGGCGTCGCGCTGGCGCTGGTGTTGCTCATTCCCATCGCCCCGCTGGTCGTTCCCGGGCTTCAGGTCGGATTCATCGCGCAGGGGGTGCTCCCGGGTGAGCCTGCCATGACCGCGCTGGAGGTACCGGCGGAGGCGGAGATCGCGTACGTGCCGGCGAATGGAAAGTCGTACTTCGTGTATAACGCCGATGAGACGACGCGGGCGACGATGGATCCGGAGGTAACGGCGTTGCTGGGGAATGAGGTGTCGCCGAATGCGCGCATCGTGCGTCCGCCGGCGGGAGGCAGCGCTTATCTGTATCAGGAGAGAGAAGCGCCGGTCGTGCAGGAGGCGATGGACTTGACGGCCGCGCCGCTGCTCGAATCCCTCCTGTCGTTCGTGCGGTCCGCGGGCTGGACGGACTGGGTGTTGCTGACCTGGCTGGGTGGCATCGTATTTCTTCTGGGCTGGATGCTTTCCGGCATCGTGGGGTTGTTCTGGCTCCGCCAGCGGTCGATGCCGCTCGAGGGCGAGGCGTGGCAGGATCTGGTGGATGAGATCGCGGAACGCTATGCGTTGCGCCGGACGGTGACGCTGATGACGAGCGGCCGGATCGCGATGCCGATGACCTGGGGGCTGTGGCGGCCTGTGGTCCTGTTGCCGGTGGATGCCGAAGACTGGCCGGCGGAGCGCCGGCGCTCGGTGCTGCTCCACGAGATCGCGCACATCGCCCGCTGGGACTATGCGACGCAGACGTTCGCCTACGCGGTCTGCGCGGTGAACTGGTTCAACCCGCTTGTGTGGCGCGCATCGAACCGGATGCGGCTCGAGCAGGAGAAGGCGTGCGACGACCGCGTGCTCTCGCACGGGATGAAGGCAACCGACTATGCGACGCATCTGATGGATCTGGCGCGCACCGTCCGTTCGGCGTTCGTCTCGCCGGCGGCGGCCATGTCCATGGCGCGTCCCTCGCAGCTCGAGGGCCGGGTGGTTTCGATCCTCGATGACCGGCGGGACCGGCAGGCGCCCTCGTGGAAACGGGTAGCCGGTACGGTGGCGGCCGCCATCGCCCTGATCCTCCCACTCGCCGCGATGCAGGTGTGGCAGCCCGAGGTCTATGAAGTGTCGATGGCAGCGGATGCACCGGGCGAGTTCGCCCTGGCCGAAGTGCCGGCCGTAGCCGAGGTGCCGTCCGTTCCGAGGCTGTTTACCCAGCCCGAATCGCTGGCGGACATCGAGGTAGCGCTCTCCCGGCAGCCGGTTGTGGTCTGGAGCGACCCGGACACCACCGACGAGGATCGGCGCGTGGCGCGCCAGAAGGCCATCAAGGCATTGCGCAGCGCGCTGAAGGATGAAAACGTCGATATCCGCCGGGATGCGGTGGTCGCCCTGGCTCAGATCGGTGGGGACGACATGGTCGACGCGTTTTCCGAGGTCGTGCGCAACGACCCGAGCGTCGAAGTGCGCCGGCAGGCCGTGCTCGCGCTGAGCCGGATCGAGGGCGACGCCGCGAATGCCGGACTCACCGCGGCGCTGTCCGATGCCGACCGCGACGTCCGCCGGCAGGCGCTCATGGGGCTCAGCAACCGCAACGTCGCCGGTTCGGTGAGCGTTTTCCGCAAGGCGCTGCAGGACGACGATGCGATCATCCGCGAGACGGCCGTCCGTGCGCTCGGGATGCGCCCGGGTAAGGAGGCCGTCGAGGTCCTGAGCGAGGTGCTGGTCAACGACCGGTCGCGCGATGTGCGGATCGCCGCGGCGCGCAGCCTCGGGGCCATGCGAGACATCCGGGCCGTCGATGCCCTGTCGGACGCGATGGAGGACGAGGACGTCGAAGTGCGGCGCGTGGCGGCGCAGGCGCTGAGTCAACTGAATTACGAGGGGGATGGTCGCCCGACCGTGGTCGGCAAGGCCTTCTGGGGCAGCGTTGGCGCCGGATCGCCGGCCACGCTCACCACTCCATCCGCGGATGTCATCTACAACGCGGCCCGGTTAGATGCCCTTCGAAGCACGATGGACAGCAGCCGCACTTTCGCCTCCCGGCAGCGTGCGGAGATGCTTCAAAACCAGCTGGCCGAGTATCAGGCCCAATCCATCTCCGGTCGTTCGGTGTTCGAAGTCCGCTCCTCGCAGCACGCGCAGGATGTGAAGCGCGATCTGGAGGCGGCGGAGCTGGTCTATCACAATTTGCTGGTTCACCTGACGCAGGAGCAGGATGCCGAAAAGAAGCAGGAAATTAAGAGATCGGTGGAGGAGTTGAGGGCCCGGATCGGCGCATTATCGAATGAGATCGCCAGACTGCAATCGCGCACGGTAATTCGTGGATCGGGCAACGCAGACGCCGTCATCTATCGGGATCAGGTGCAGGAGCTTCAAATTACCGAGTTGATCGGGCTCATCGAACAGAACCCGGCCGGCGTGCAATGCAAGGAGGCGATGGAAAAGCTGGAGGCCCTGAAGGACGTCAACAGCCGCGCGCGGATTGCGGTGGATACGCTCAGCTGCGAGAAAGAATAG
- a CDS encoding BlaI/MecI/CopY family transcriptional regulator, which yields MTTPNHEHLSRRERQIMDVIYQKGKATAAEVMDQIPDAPSYSAVRALMRILVEKGHLSYNRSGNRYLYKPTVSRQTAKQNALQHVLSTFFEGSVSQAMVALLDLSEDLPDDELERLAALIEKAKTEGK from the coding sequence ATGACGACGCCTAACCACGAACACCTGAGCCGCCGTGAACGGCAAATCATGGATGTGATCTATCAGAAGGGGAAGGCGACGGCCGCCGAAGTGATGGATCAGATACCGGACGCGCCCAGCTACTCCGCCGTGCGCGCGCTCATGCGTATCCTCGTTGAAAAAGGGCATCTCTCGTACAACCGGTCCGGCAATCGGTACCTCTACAAACCGACTGTCTCGCGCCAGACGGCCAAGCAGAACGCGCTCCAGCACGTCCTTTCGACCTTTTTCGAGGGATCGGTGTCGCAGGCGATGGTTGCGTTGCTGGATCTGTCGGAGGATTTGCCGGATGACGAACTCGAACGCCTCGCCGCTCTGATCGAAAAAGCCAAAACGGAAGGGAAATAG